One genomic segment of Hordeum vulgare subsp. vulgare chromosome 2H, MorexV3_pseudomolecules_assembly, whole genome shotgun sequence includes these proteins:
- the LOC123428717 gene encoding importin subunit beta-1-like — protein MAELQKPRSYCRNVAGQLRSCPTAEGDGQAGGGGPWGRTTGRGGDFPKKGDMDKSVDVNDALSHASHPDNNKRSIGEDMLKRLQNRSCTQGCTQGSEVAWRGSEAKIEEAEIQVAAFECLVAIAPTCHTKLEPCIGLLMELTFRALGGDVEPLKVQCIKLWITICEKEIDREEEEEEEEEEEEEEEEEEGEDLSASCFIGPLLRLVPLLLQTYIKEEGVVLKQEDIWKQRDEDEGDEDDGDEDVKQKGVNLEDMWEPEEDETLQVISMTCLGLAARIIKVEALHLVMEFIEELIIGPHMIAASFPLRFVLEGPSVKQLAPLVDLLLDLMIHSVEGVRGRAAWTLGRLFEIVGAHRIMRNKVWLLNRIMQLLIERSNDAPKVSMEVHRALYVLVRGYGEDAKSRSKPNSCELSPYVKPLIGALMYASDLSRETPSRFLASPYKALCEIVRVSDTQDLQVREALMGLISHIMRRFNVVLHGHNAISSPRRRNQLEVLLCGLVEVLIHKLGSTLQGSAKCLLLLLCPLLTRESTSARNGAALAIGALAHAIGADFGEHMPMVLLYFSVKRLSPLYLEVICDICHVLGKEGKEEEVVPCFDHIMEVLYQGMGELTLQPPILSSIGQIALSLGEKFEKYLPLVMEKLLVMENIARLDQGPHEDHSNKVREGICKAYHGIIGGISDAKSGFKVGMALLEFSEQERKRRDRDERTVTATDRRIMTALVDALSQLSPRVGVWSEAVILSVQQANIY, from the exons ATGGCTGAGTTGCAGAAACCACGATCCTATTGCAGAAATGTTGCAGGCCAGTTGCGGAGCTGCCCGACGGCGGAGGGCGACGGGCAGGCCGGCGGCGGAGGGCCGTGGGGCAGGACGACGGGGCGGGGcg GGGACTTCCCCAAGAAAGGTGATATGGATAAATCAGTTGATGTGAATGATGCTCTCTCACATGCTTCCCACCCAGACAACAACAAAAGGTCAATAGGAGAAGACATGTTAAAGCGGCTCCAAAATC GATCCTGCACTCAAGGATGCACACAAGGATCTGAAGTGGCTTGGAGAGGATCTGAAGCAAAGATTGAAGAGGCAGAGATCCAAGTGGCAGCATTTGAGTGCCTCGTTGCAATTGCACCCACTTGTCATACCAAATTAGAACCTTGCATAGGATTGCTGATGGAACTTACATTCCGAGCTTTGGGAGGAGATGTGGAACCACTTAAAGTCCAATGTATTAAGTTGTGGATCACTATTTGCGAAAAAGAGATTGatcgggaagaagaagaagaagaagaagaagaagaagaagaagaagaagaagaagaagaaggagaagatttaTCGGCATCTTGCTTTATTGGTCCTCTCTTGAGATTGGTTCCACTTCTCCTACAAACTTACATAAAAGAAGAAGGGGTGGTTTTAAAACAAGAGGACATTTGGAAACAGAGAGATGAAGATGAGGGAGATGAAGATGACGGAGATGAAGATGTGAAACAAAAGGGAGTTAACCTTGAAGACATGTGGGAACCAGAGGAAGATGAGACTTTACAAGTCATTTCCATGACATGCTTAGGCCTTGCAGCTAGAATTATTAAGGTTGAAGCTCTGCACCTTGTGATGGAATTTATTGAGGAGCTCATTATTGGGCCACATATGATAGCAGCATCGTTTCCATTACGTTTTGTCCTCGAAGGTCCCTCAGTCAAGCAACTTGCTCCTCTAGTTGATTTATTGCTTGACTTGATGATACATTCGGTGGAAGGTGTAAGAGGCAGGGCTGCTTGGACTCTTGGGCGGCTGTTTGAGATTGTGGGTGCACATAGAATCATGAGAAATAAGGTGTGGCTCCTGAATAGGATCATGCAGCTCTTGATAGAGAGGAGCAATGATGCCCCTAAAGTGTCCATGGAAGTGCATAGAGCTCTATATGTTCTTGTACGAGGTTATGGAGAAGATGCAAAGTCAAGGTCAAAGCCAAACTCATGCGAGCTTTCACCTTATGTCAAGCCTCTTATTGGTGCTCTCATGTATGCTTCCGATCTGTCCAGGGAGACCCCTTCTAGGTTTCTTGCATCTCCTTATAAAGCATTGTGTGAGATTGTGAGAGTTAGTGACACCCAGGACTTACAAGTTAGGGAGGCTCTTATGGGCTTGATATCTcatatcatgaggagattcaacgTTGTGCTTCATGGTCATAATGCAATTTCATCTCCTCGGAGGAGGAACCAACTTGAGGTCTTGCTGTGTGGTCTAGTTGAAGTCTTAATCCACAAGCTTGGAAGTACACTTCAGGGGTCTGCTAAAtgtttgttgctgctattgtgccCTCTCTTAACCCGCGAGAGTACAAGTGCACGTAATGGAGCAGCCCTTGCCATTGGTGCTCTTGCTCATGCCATTGGTGCTGATTTTGGAGAACACATGCCTATGGTGCTACTATATTTCAGTGTGAAGCGACTCTCTCCACTTTATTTAGAAGTGATATGTGATATATGCCATGTCTTGGGAAAAGAgggaaaagaggaagaagtggtgcCATGCTTTGATCATATTATGGAAGTTCTGTATCAAGGTATGGGAGAATTGACACTTCAACCACCAATTTTATCAAGCATTGGACAGATTGCCCTTTCTCTTGGTGAAAAATTTGAGAAGTACCTGCCTCTAGTTATGGAAAAGCTTCTAGTTATGGAAAATATTGCTCGACTTGATCAGGGACCTCATGAGGATCATAGTAACAAGGTTAGAGAGGGAATATGTAAGGCCTACCATGGCATAATAGGGGGAATAAGTGACGCAAAGTCTGGATTCAAGGTAGGAATGGCTCTACTTGAATTCAGTGAACAGGAGAGAAAGAGAAG ggACAGGGACGAAAGGACCGTGACAGCAACGGACAGAAGGATCATGACAGCACTAGTTGATGCCTTGTCTCAGCTTTCTCCTAGAGTGGGGGTTTGGTCAGAGGCCGTGATTCTATCGGTGCAGCAAGCAAATATTTATTAG